The DNA region GGTGCATCTGCCGCAGAAAGGTCACGAGGTCGGCCAGGACAGCCCGGCGGGCTTCCGGGGAGAGCCACAGAAGCAGGTTGCGGGTCAGGGGCTCACCGGGGAGGAACCGGTAGGTGACGAACTCCGGCTCCAGGTGCTCGAACTCTGGCGTGCGCATGGACGTGTACTCACGGGCCAGGGCCAGAACGCGCGCCTCCTGCCGGAGAGCTTCAGCGGCCCACGGATGCTTGCCGAAGCGGCAGACCACCTCGCCGTTGACAACGACGACATCGTTGACCATCCCATCCTGGTTGAAGTCCAACGTGTTCAGGGACAGGCCGGGATAGACCGACCGGATTTTCTCCAGGTACGCTCGGGGAACAGCCATGTTGACACCTCGGCAGTCGGAAAGAAGGACCGCTCACCAGAGTGAGGGACGGGTTCTCGCTGAAGAGGTGGGTCAACGGATCACAGAGGTCGGCTCCCAAAGAGATAGCGGCATTGTACGGGCAAAGGAGCACTCTGCCTCACCCCGGCAGCCGGAACCTCAGCGTGGTTCCCCGGCCCGGCTCGCTGTCCACCTCCAGCTCTCCCCCGGCGAGGGTCACGCGCTCGCGCAGGCCGATGAGGCCCAGGTGGCCCTCCTGCGCGCGGGCCTGGGCCTGACCCGGCGTGAAGCCCTGGCCGTCGTCGCTGACCGCCACGCGCACCCCGTCCTCCTCGAAGGCGACGCGGATGGCGGCCGTGCGGGCGCGGGCGTGCTTGTCCACGTTGGTCAGGGCTTCTTGCGCCAGCCGGAACACGGTGAGTTCGAGGGCGGGGGGCAGCCGCCGCTCGGCCCCACTGATCTCCAGCCGGGCGTCCGTCTGCGCCTGCGACACCAGCCATTCGAGGGCTGGAAGCAGGCCGAGGTCGTCGAGGACGCTGGGGCGCAGGTTGCGGGCGAAGCGGCGCACGCTCTCGATGGCGGCGCCCAGGTCCCCCAGGATGTCGTCGGCGCGGGCGCGGTGCTCGCCCCCCAATTCGCGGGCGAGGCGGGCGACGCGCCGGGTGGTGGCGACGAGGACCTGGGCCGTGTCGTCGTGGAGTTCGCGGCTGATGCGGCGCCTCTCCTCCTCCTGCGCCTGGGTAAAGAGAGTGAGGTAGCTTCTCAGTTCCAGGGTGCGGCTGGTGGCGGCCTCCAGCGCCTGCCCCCGCCGCTGGATCTCGTCGGCGAGCGTCTGGAGTTCCGACAGGTCGCGGGCGACGGTGAGGACCCCGTGGAGGACGCCCCCCGGCCGCACGGCGCTGAGGCGGACCTCCAGCCGGTAGCCCGCCACCTCGATCTCCGCGCGGCCCCCGCCGGGCTGGGTGTGCGCGGCCTCCCAGGCGGCTTGCAGGGCGGGGCGGGTGGCGGGCGTGGCGAGACCCAGCAGCGAGGCCCCGACGAGCGGCCCGGTCAGCGGGGCGAGGAGCCGGGTGGCGGCCGGGTTCGCGTAGGTCACCGTGCCCGAGGGGTCCGCGCTCAGGATCAGGTCGTGGGCGCCCTCCGCGAGCTGGCGGTAGCGGGCCTCCTCCCGCGCGAGGGCGGCGAGCAGCCGCTCGCGGGTCAGGGTCAGGGCCATCTGGTCGGCGACGCTGCGGGCGAGCCCCAGCACCCGGTCGCTGGGGGCCTCCGCGCCGGGGTCGTCGGCGTAGAGGAAGCCGAGCACCGTGTCGCCCCCCGCCCCGCCGCGCAGGGGCACGATCAGGGCGCTCCCGGCGCCGGGCAGGGCGTGGCGGCGAGTCAGGGGCCGGGGACCGCGCCCGACCTGCGCGAGCAGCCCCGCGAGGTCGGCGGGCGCGAGCGGGGGCAGATTGAAGCCCGCGCAGCGCGAGACCTCGCCCGTCTCCCCCCCGGTCAGGGCGATCAAACCGCGCCCGGCATTCAGCGCCAGGGTGGCGAGCCGGGCGGCCTCGGACAGCGCGCGGTCGCTCTGGTCCTCGCCGAGCAGGCGCCCCACGTTCAGCAGCACGGCGGCCTCGCGCTCG from Deinococcus aetherius includes:
- a CDS encoding sensor histidine kinase: MTLPPFPPDLGAVPTVRAFGAALAQFACRTVRAHGVQVWAVVGGSLGVVGEEGRGLGLSDGTLAARSLAQGETLEEGMLACVPFGGGVLEFVGADPAGVEVMAGLTPLLTLALEGVQAREARRGQGRVAETVERLVRRLGGSLDLAEVLTATAESAALALGFGRAFVGLFSELGEDGARTGEVFTYGFDPSFTGGIGVGPVSLGRLTGRGEVILFEKARDAGTPLGAGLAELDPEVALIAPLTARGRPLGLLYVDSRSPGARVTEDDTRLVLALAEQASLAIDNARLYGIETRKREAAEALREAGAALAGSLHLSDTLERILEQATALFGTDAAGVYELQPDGRTLSIRSAVGLPSEYVLRVRAKVGAGVTGRAVERRALVTAVDLNTAHLGGGSRYTRQLLAQGRYPYRGVIGLPLGTRAGVFGALTLYWKAPLPLDADDLALTEVFAAQASLAIENARLYEEELRREREAAVLLNVGRLLGEDQSDRALSEAARLATLALNAGRGLIALTGGETGEVSRCAGFNLPPLAPADLAGLLAQVGRGPRPLTRRHALPGAGSALIVPLRGGAGGDTVLGFLYADDPGAEAPSDRVLGLARSVADQMALTLTRERLLAALAREEARYRQLAEGAHDLILSADPSGTVTYANPAATRLLAPLTGPLVGASLLGLATPATRPALQAAWEAAHTQPGGGRAEIEVAGYRLEVRLSAVRPGGVLHGVLTVARDLSELQTLADEIQRRGQALEAATSRTLELRSYLTLFTQAQEEERRRISRELHDDTAQVLVATTRRVARLARELGGEHRARADDILGDLGAAIESVRRFARNLRPSVLDDLGLLPALEWLVSQAQTDARLEISGAERRLPPALELTVFRLAQEALTNVDKHARARTAAIRVAFEEDGVRVAVSDDGQGFTPGQAQARAQEGHLGLIGLRERVTLAGGELEVDSEPGRGTTLRFRLPG